A stretch of Ammospiza caudacuta isolate bAmmCau1 chromosome 18, bAmmCau1.pri, whole genome shotgun sequence DNA encodes these proteins:
- the LOC131565829 gene encoding coiled-coil domain-containing protein 157-like: protein MAHLLGHRGCMESLRADLRDLQAAIADVCSRAGAVRFPSWKFPDKVSCELDIAVLLQRYRHSDSEPEFSQHAHVVLLELLIDR, encoded by the coding sequence ATGGCGCACCTGCTGGGCCACCGCGGCTGCATGGAGAGCCTGCGGGCCGACCTGCGCGACCTGCAGGCCGCCATCGCCGACGTGTGCTCGCGGGCCGGCGCCGTGCGCTTCCCCTCGTGGAAATTCCCCGACAAGGTGTCCTGCGAGCTGGACATCGCCGTGCTGCTGCAGCGCTACCGGCACAGCGACAGCGAGCCCGAGTTCAGCCAGCACGCACacgtggtgctgctggagctgctcattGACAGGTGA
- the SF3A1 gene encoding splicing factor 3A subunit 1 produces MPAGPVQAVPPAQPAPPAESKPPEEEPKEEAAPAKPVVGIIYPPPEVRNIVDKTASFVARNGPEFEARIRQNEINNPKFNFLNPNDPYHAYYRHKVSEFKEGKAQEPSAAIPKVMQQQQSAQQQLPQKVQAQVIQETVVPKEPPPEFEFIADPPSISAFDLDVVKLTAQFVARNGRQFLTQLMQKEQRNYQFDFLRPQHSLFNYFTKLVEQYTKILIPPKGLLLKLKKEAENPKEVLDQVYYRVEWAKFQERERKKEEEEKEKERVAYAQIDWHDFVVVETVDFQPNEQGNFPPPTTPEELGARILIQERYEKFGESEEVEMEVESDEEDEKQEKTDEPPAQLDQDTQVQDMDEGSDDEDEGQKVPPPPETPMPPPLPPTPDQVIVRKDYDPKASKPLPPAPAPDEYLVSPITGEKIPASKMQEHMRIGLLDPRWLEQRDRSIREKQSDDEVYAPGLDIESSLKQLAERRTDIFGVEETAIGKKIGEEEIQKPEEKVTWDGHSGSMARTQQAAQANITLQEQIEAIHKAKGLVPEDDSKEKIGPSKPNEIPQPPPPSSASNPPASAQPITSVPRPPTMPPPVRAAVVSAVPVMPRPPMTSVVRLPPGSVIATPMPPIIHTPRINVVPMPPSAPPIMSPRPPPMIVPTAFVPAPPVAPVPSPAPMPPVHPPPPMEDEPVSKKLKSEDSLIPEEEFLRRNKGPVTVKVQVPNMQDKTEWKLNGQVLVFTLPLSDQVSVIKVKIHEATGMPAGKQKLQYEGIFIKDSNSLAYYNMTSGSLIHLALKERGGRKK; encoded by the exons atGCCCGCCGGACCCGTGCAGGCTGTGCCTCCGGCGCAGCCCGCGCCCCCCGCCGAGAGCAAACCg CCAGAAGAGGAGCCTAAAGaggaggcagccccagccaagCCTGTGGTGGGGATCATTTACCCTCCCCCAGAGGTCAGGAACATTGTGGACAAGACTGCCAGCTTTGTAGCCAG AAATGGCCCAGAATTTGAAGCCCGAATTCGtcagaatgaaataaataaCCCCAAGTTCAACTTCCTGAACCCCAACGACCCCTACCATGCCTACTACCGGCACAAGGTCAGCGAGTTCAAGGAGGGCAAAGcccaggagccctcagctgccaTCCCCAAGgtcatgcagcagcagcagagtgcccagcagcagctccctcagaaG gtgcagGCCCAGGTGATCCAGGAGACCGTGGTTCCCAAGGAGCCCCCGCCCGAGTTCGAGTTCATCGCGGACCCTCCGTCCATCTCGGCCTTCGACCTGGACGTGGTGAAGCTCACGGCGCAGTTTGTGGCGCGCAACGGGCGGCAGTTCCTCACCCAGCTCAtgcagaaggagcagaggaaTTACCAGTTTGATTTCCTGcgcccccagcacagcctcttcAACTACTTCACCAAGCTGGTGGAGCAGTACACAAAG ATCTTGATCCCACCAAAGGGCTTGCTCCTCAAGCTCAAGAAGGAGGCTGAAAATCCCAAGGAAGTCCTGGATCAG GTCTATTACAGAGTGGAGTGGGCCAAGTTCCAGGAGCgagagagaaagaaggaggaggaggagaaggagaaggagcgCGTTGCTTATGCCCAGATTGACTGGCACGACTTTGTGGTTGTGGAAACAGTTGACTTCCAGCCCAATGAGCAAG GGAATTTCCCTCCTCCCACCACTCCAGAAGAGCTGGGAGCTCGAATCCTGATCCAAGAGCGTTATGAGAAGTTTGGGGAAAGTGAGGAGGTGGAGATGGAGGTGGAATCAGATGAGGAAGatgaaaagcaagagaaaacagatgagcctccagcccagctggatCAGGACACACAAGTGCAGGATATGGATGAG GGGTcagatgatgaagatgaaggtCAGAaagttcctcctcctccagaaaccCCGATGCCACCCCCACTCCCCCCAACACCAGACCAGGTCATTGTGCGGAAGGATTACGACCCCAAAG CCTCAAAACCGTTGCCACCCGCCCCGGCTCCGGATGAGTACCTGGTGTCTCCCATCACTGGAGAAAAGATTCCTGCCAGTAAAATGCAGGAGCACATGAGGATTGGGCTGCTGGATCCCCGCTGGCTGGAGCAGCGCGACCGGTCCATCCGGGAGAAGCAGAGTGATGACGAGGTCTATGCCCCAG GTTTGGATATTGAGAGCAGCCTGAAGCAGCTGGCAGAGCGTCGTACTGATATCTTTGGTGTAGAGGAGACTGCCATTGGTAAAAAGATTGGTGAAGAAGAGATCCAGAAACCAGAGGAGAAG GTGACCTGGGATGGCCACTCGGGCAGCATGGCCCGCACacagcaggctgcccaggccaATATCACTCTGCAAGAGCAAATTGAAGCCATCCACAAGGCCAAGGGACTGGTGCCAGAGGATGACAGCAAGGAGAAGATCGGGCCCAGCAAACCCAACGAGATACCCCAGCCACCCCCTCCTTCCTCAGcctccaacccccctgccagtgcccagcccatCACATCTGTACCTCGCCCACCCACC ATGCCTCCTCCTGTCCGTGCCGCCGTGGTTTCTGCAGTGCCCGTCATGCCGCGCCCCCCCATGACGTCCGTGGTGCGGCTGCCCCCGGGCTCCGTCATAGCCACCCCCATGCCCCCCATCATCCACACCCCCCGCATCAACGTGGTGCCCATGCCCCCCTCTGCGCCCCCCATCATgagcccccgcccgccgcccatGATCGTCCCCACAG CCtttgtccctgctcctcccgTGGCTCCGGTGCCGTCCCCGGCGCCGATGCCTCCCGTGCACCCCCCGCCACCCATGGAGGATGAGCCAGTCTCCAAGAAATTGAAGAGTGAGGACAGCCTGATTCCAGAGGAGGAATTTCTGCGCAGGAACAAG GGCCCGGTCACGGTCAAAGTCCAGGTTCCCAACATGCAGGACAAGACAGAATGGAAGCTGAATGGCCAAGTGCTGGTGTTCACCCTGCCCCTCTCAGACCAG GTGTCTGTGATAAAGGTTAAGATCCACGAGGCCACAGGGATGCCAGCTGGGAAGCAGAAGCTGCAGTATGAG GGCATCTTCATCAAGGATTCCAACTCCCTGGCTTATTACAACATGACCAGTGGCTCTCTGATTCACCTGGCACTCAAAGAGAGAGGAGGCAGGAAGAAATAG